In Acidovorax sp. 106, the following proteins share a genomic window:
- a CDS encoding nitrate/nitrite transporter: MATPTTPLSTPHFTRPLGLQPRQAWAMLLALVSGFALSQAFRTITAIMATGLRAEFGLSAQALGVFAGAFAFAFGTMQLFMGIGIDLYGVRRTLLVAFPLAIAGSVLSALAPGYGAVLLGQVLIGVGCAPAFLVCTVFIARYFPASRFAMVSGVAMGVGGLGMLFTGTPLAWLVQLSSWRMGFAVLAGFATLAWLLIFWKVHEPAQPAHNAPPRESVLQAVRGFGALFLLPHTAGIMLLALTTYASFLTLRGLWLGPLLIERHGYSLVASGNVAMLSSLVSLFTPALFGRLDPGPGPRRRWITGFTVLLATLFGAIGLLHAEWLDVAGSIAVGLLSGYMVLQYSDVRSAYAPAVTGRAMAVFTMALFLGVALMQWVTGVAASIAAAQGADPYVAVMLTIAAMLAAGALAFRCLPAPAH; the protein is encoded by the coding sequence ATGGCTACTCCAACCACCCCACTCAGCACGCCGCACTTCACCCGTCCGTTGGGGCTGCAGCCCCGGCAGGCCTGGGCCATGCTGCTGGCACTGGTGAGCGGCTTTGCGCTCAGCCAGGCGTTTCGCACCATCACTGCCATCATGGCCACAGGCCTGCGGGCAGAGTTCGGCCTGTCGGCGCAGGCGCTGGGGGTGTTTGCCGGGGCATTTGCTTTTGCCTTCGGCACCATGCAGCTCTTCATGGGCATTGGCATCGACCTCTATGGCGTGCGGCGCACGCTGCTGGTGGCGTTTCCGCTGGCGATTGCGGGCTCGGTGCTGTCGGCGCTGGCACCGGGCTATGGCGCGGTGCTGCTGGGGCAGGTGCTGATCGGCGTGGGCTGCGCACCTGCATTTTTGGTCTGCACGGTGTTCATTGCGCGCTACTTTCCGGCCAGCCGGTTTGCGATGGTCTCGGGCGTGGCCATGGGTGTGGGTGGGCTGGGCATGTTGTTCACCGGCACGCCGCTGGCGTGGCTGGTGCAGCTGTCGTCCTGGCGCATGGGTTTTGCGGTGCTGGCGGGTTTTGCGACACTGGCCTGGCTGCTGATCTTCTGGAAGGTGCACGAGCCCGCGCAGCCCGCGCACAACGCGCCCCCGCGCGAATCGGTGCTGCAGGCGGTGCGCGGGTTTGGCGCGCTGTTCTTGCTGCCGCACACCGCAGGGATCATGCTGCTGGCGCTGACGACGTATGCGTCATTTCTCACGCTGCGCGGGCTGTGGCTGGGGCCGCTGCTCATCGAGCGGCATGGCTACTCGCTGGTGGCCAGCGGCAATGTGGCCATGCTGTCGTCGCTGGTGTCGCTGTTCACACCGGCACTGTTCGGACGGCTCGACCCGGGGCCGGGCCCACGCCGCCGCTGGATCACGGGCTTCACGGTGCTGCTGGCCACCCTCTTCGGTGCCATCGGCCTGCTGCACGCCGAGTGGCTGGACGTGGCGGGTTCCATCGCGGTGGGCCTGCTGTCGGGCTACATGGTGCTGCAGTATTCGGACGTGCGCTCGGCCTACGCACCCGCCGTCACGGGGCGCGCCATGGCGGTGTTCACCATGGCGCTGTTTCTGGGCGTGGCGCTGATGCAGTGGGTGACCGGCGTGGCGGCCTCCATCGCCGCCGCACAGGGTGCGGACCCCTATGTGGCCGTGATGCTGACCATTGCGGCCATGCTGGCGGCAGGCGCCCTGGCGTTCAGGTGCCTGCCGGCGCCTGCGCACTGA
- a CDS encoding LysR family transcriptional regulator: MDRLESMAVFVATVDRGSLSAAAEVFNISPPMAGKHIRHLEERLGARLLTRTTRRQSLTEMGRVYLEQCRQILEQVQAAESGAAQLRSNAKGLLRINAPVSLGTVMLAPAVTRFLEQQPEVQVELILNDRVVNIVEEGFDVAFRIGALADSGLVARRLKDYGVMICASPSYLQRYGTPQHPDELSHHQCLGFTHWSKKGGWALGRHETPPNGWPQSRFQSNNSLALRMAALEGFGILMQHSVMLAGDVAEGRLVELLSDYCPPPRQVHLVYPRDRQPMPKLSRFIEFVLAEFGAAA, translated from the coding sequence ATGGACCGATTGGAAAGCATGGCGGTCTTTGTGGCCACGGTGGATCGCGGCAGCCTGAGCGCTGCCGCCGAGGTGTTCAACATCTCGCCACCGATGGCGGGCAAACACATTCGGCATTTGGAAGAGCGTTTGGGCGCGCGCCTGCTCACCCGGACGACACGCCGCCAAAGTTTGACCGAAATGGGGCGCGTGTACCTGGAGCAATGCCGGCAGATTCTGGAGCAGGTACAAGCGGCCGAATCCGGGGCGGCACAGTTGCGCAGCAACGCTAAAGGGCTGCTGCGCATCAATGCCCCGGTATCGTTGGGCACGGTCATGCTGGCACCGGCTGTCACACGCTTTTTGGAGCAACAGCCCGAAGTGCAGGTGGAATTGATTCTGAACGACCGGGTGGTCAACATCGTCGAAGAAGGCTTTGATGTGGCGTTTCGCATCGGCGCGCTGGCAGACTCTGGCTTGGTCGCGCGGCGCCTGAAGGACTACGGTGTGATGATTTGTGCATCCCCGAGTTACTTACAACGCTATGGCACGCCGCAGCATCCCGATGAACTGAGCCATCACCAATGCCTGGGCTTCACGCATTGGTCCAAGAAAGGCGGATGGGCTCTGGGCCGCCATGAAACACCCCCGAACGGCTGGCCCCAGAGCCGCTTCCAGTCCAACAACAGCCTGGCTCTGCGCATGGCTGCGCTAGAGGGCTTCGGCATCCTGATGCAGCACTCCGTCATGCTGGCGGGGGATGTGGCAGAAGGTCGCCTCGTGGAGCTGCTGAGCGACTATTGCCCGCCACCGCGCCAAGTGCATTTGGTCTACCCCCGAGACAGGCAACCCATGCCCAAACTGAGCCGGTTCATAGAGTTTGTTCTGGCGGAGTTTGGGGCCGCCGCATGA
- a CDS encoding short chain dehydrogenase, translated as MKVLVVGASGTIGRAVVQELSSRHDVIQASRSNSTHPVDISQPQSIAALLKKVGPVDAIVAAVGDIHFGPLAEMTGEQFRLGLNSKLMGQVELVLQGQKYLNEGGSFTLTSGIAVDALIRQVVNASSVNCALEGFVRGAALELGHGQRINIVSPTVLTESLPVYGPYFVGFESVSAARVALAYARSVDGAGNGEVFRVW; from the coding sequence ATGAAAGTTCTCGTTGTCGGTGCCAGCGGTACCATCGGGCGTGCCGTCGTCCAAGAGCTGTCTTCGCGTCACGACGTGATCCAGGCCAGTCGCAGCAACAGCACGCATCCGGTGGACATTTCTCAGCCCCAGAGCATTGCCGCTTTGCTTAAAAAAGTTGGCCCAGTGGATGCCATCGTGGCTGCGGTTGGAGACATCCATTTCGGTCCACTGGCAGAAATGACCGGCGAGCAGTTCCGGCTCGGGCTCAACAGCAAACTCATGGGACAGGTGGAGCTGGTCTTGCAAGGCCAGAAATACCTCAACGAAGGGGGCTCGTTCACACTCACCAGCGGCATTGCGGTGGATGCACTCATACGCCAGGTCGTCAACGCTTCCTCGGTGAACTGCGCATTGGAAGGTTTTGTCAGGGGGGCGGCCCTGGAGTTAGGTCACGGACAGCGCATCAACATCGTGAGCCCCACCGTGTTGACTGAATCTTTGCCCGTCTACGGCCCGTACTTTGTGGGGTTTGAATCGGTGTCCGCTGCCCGCGTTGCATTGGCCTATGCACGCAGCGTGGACGGCGCTGGCAATGGCGAAGTCTTCCGCGTCTGGTGA
- the kynA gene encoding tryptophan 2,3-dioxygenase: MCPFSQNPAPASEATGAALPESIVHEERAQLDFSKSMSYGDYLQLDATLTAQKPLSPAHDEMLFIVQHQTSELWMKLMLHELRAAIGHIARDELPPAFKMLARVSKIMEQLVHAWDVLATMTPPEYSAMRPYLGQSSGFQSYQYRSIEFAMGNKNRAMLRPHEHRADLLAQVQAAYEAPSLYDEALRLLARRGIAVPTSHTERDWTQPYAASDAVEQAWLTVYRNPEQHWELYQLGEELTDLEDAFRLWRFRHVTTVERVIGFKRGTGGTGGVSYLRKMLDVVLFPEIWTLRTAL, translated from the coding sequence ATGTGCCCTTTCTCACAAAACCCTGCGCCCGCCAGTGAAGCAACGGGCGCCGCCCTGCCTGAATCCATCGTGCACGAAGAGCGCGCCCAGCTCGACTTCAGCAAATCCATGAGCTACGGCGACTACCTGCAGCTCGACGCCACCCTCACCGCGCAAAAGCCGCTGTCGCCCGCGCACGATGAGATGCTGTTCATCGTGCAGCACCAGACCAGCGAGCTGTGGATGAAACTGATGCTGCACGAGCTGCGCGCCGCCATCGGCCACATTGCGCGCGATGAGCTGCCACCCGCCTTCAAGATGCTGGCGCGGGTGAGCAAAATCATGGAGCAGCTGGTGCACGCCTGGGATGTGCTGGCCACCATGACGCCGCCCGAGTACAGCGCCATGCGCCCGTACCTGGGCCAGTCCAGTGGCTTTCAAAGCTACCAGTACCGCAGCATTGAATTTGCCATGGGCAACAAGAACCGCGCCATGCTGCGCCCCCACGAGCATCGCGCCGACTTGCTAGCCCAAGTGCAGGCCGCGTACGAAGCGCCGTCGCTGTACGACGAGGCCCTGCGACTGCTGGCGCGGCGAGGCATTGCGGTGCCCACCAGCCACACCGAGCGCGACTGGACACAGCCGTACGCCGCAAGCGACGCGGTGGAACAAGCCTGGCTGACCGTGTACCGCAACCCCGAGCAGCACTGGGAGCTGTACCAGTTGGGCGAGGAGCTGACGGACCTGGAAGACGCCTTTCGCCTGTGGCGCTTTCGCCATGTGACGACGGTGGAGCGGGTGATTGGTTTTAAGCGCGGCACCGGCGGCACGGGCGGCGTGAGCTACCTGCGCAAGATGCTGGACGTGGTGCTGTTCCCTGAGATCTGGACGCTGCGGACTGCGCTGTAG
- the kynU gene encoding kynureninase, with the protein MTITLQDCRASDAQDPLRSLRDHFALPPGVIYLDGNSLGVLPKAAPARIADVVQREWGTDLIKSWNTASWFDLPQRLGNQLAPLIGAGKDEVVCTDSTSINLYKVLSAALNIAREDNPQRKHIVSERSNFPTDLYIAEGLCKERGLELVLVEPEDIAASLTSDVAVLMLTHVNYRTGAMHDMAAITAAAQAQGILCVWDLAHSAGAVPVDLLGANADFSIGCGYKYLNGGPGAPAFVWVHPRHANRFWQPLSGWWGHASPFQFTPDYQPAPGITRYLCGTQPMISLSALQCGLDVFTAAQSLGGMAALRTKSLALTDLFIQLVEERCAGYGLGLATPREHAQRGSQVCLTRDEGAGVNGQGSGAYAIVQALIARGVIGDFRKGDGGKGPHKDILRFGFTPLYIGFEDVWNAVEHLRLTLESGEWQKPEFNQTHAVT; encoded by the coding sequence ATGACCATCACCCTGCAAGACTGCCGCGCCAGCGACGCCCAAGACCCCCTGCGCTCTTTGCGCGACCACTTTGCCCTGCCACCGGGCGTGATCTACCTGGACGGCAATTCGCTGGGCGTGCTGCCCAAGGCCGCGCCCGCCCGCATTGCCGATGTGGTGCAGCGCGAATGGGGCACCGACCTCATCAAGTCCTGGAACACCGCCAGCTGGTTTGACCTGCCCCAGCGCCTGGGCAACCAGCTGGCCCCGCTGATTGGCGCGGGCAAAGATGAAGTGGTGTGTACCGACAGCACCTCGATCAATCTCTACAAGGTGCTGAGCGCGGCGCTGAACATCGCCCGCGAAGACAACCCCCAGCGCAAGCACATCGTGAGCGAGCGCAGCAACTTCCCCACCGACCTCTACATTGCCGAAGGCCTGTGCAAGGAGCGCGGGCTGGAGCTGGTGCTGGTGGAGCCCGAAGACATTGCTGCTTCCCTGACCAGCGACGTGGCTGTGCTGATGCTGACGCATGTGAACTACCGCACCGGCGCCATGCACGACATGGCCGCCATTACGGCTGCCGCGCAGGCCCAGGGCATTTTGTGCGTGTGGGACCTGGCCCACAGTGCAGGCGCTGTGCCGGTAGATCTGCTGGGTGCCAACGCCGATTTTTCGATTGGCTGTGGCTATAAGTATTTGAACGGCGGCCCCGGCGCGCCGGCCTTTGTGTGGGTGCACCCGCGCCATGCCAACCGCTTCTGGCAACCCTTGTCGGGCTGGTGGGGCCACGCATCGCCCTTCCAGTTCACGCCCGACTACCAGCCTGCCCCCGGCATCACCCGCTACCTGTGCGGCACGCAGCCCATGATCAGCCTGTCGGCCCTGCAATGCGGGCTGGACGTGTTCACCGCCGCGCAAAGCCTGGGCGGCATGGCGGCGCTGCGCACCAAGTCGCTGGCGCTCACCGATCTGTTCATTCAGCTGGTGGAAGAGCGCTGCGCGGGCTACGGGCTGGGCTTGGCCACGCCGCGCGAGCACGCCCAACGCGGCTCGCAGGTGTGCCTGACGCGTGACGAGGGCGCGGGTGTGAACGGCCAGGGCAGCGGAGCTTACGCCATCGTGCAGGCGCTGATTGCACGCGGCGTGATTGGCGACTTCCGCAAAGGCGATGGCGGCAAGGGCCCGCACAAAGACATCTTGCGCTTTGGCTTCACGCCGTTGTACATCGGGTTTGAAGACGTGTGGAACGCGGTAGAGCACCTGCGCCTGACGCTGGAGAGCGGCGAATGGCAAAAGCCTGAGTTCAACCAGACGCATGCGGTGACCTGA
- the kynB gene encoding arylformamidase: MQKLWDISPPIHAGSPVFPGDTPYSQQWCATIGPGCPVNVSAITMSPHVGAHADAPLHYDASGASIGAVSLDAFLGPCRVIHAIGCGPLIEWAHIAHALSPALPTLPARVLVRTYAQAPAQWDGQLSAYAPATIERLADLGVLLVGIDTASIDPADSKTLDSHQVIRRRGLRVLENLVLDDVPEGDYELIALPLKLTTADASPVRAVLRSLPG; encoded by the coding sequence ATGCAAAAGCTTTGGGACATTTCCCCCCCCATCCACGCAGGCAGCCCGGTGTTTCCGGGCGATACGCCCTACAGCCAGCAGTGGTGCGCCACCATCGGCCCCGGCTGCCCGGTCAATGTCAGCGCCATCACGATGTCGCCCCACGTGGGCGCGCATGCCGATGCGCCGCTGCACTATGACGCCAGCGGTGCCAGCATTGGGGCCGTGTCGCTCGATGCGTTTTTGGGCCCATGCCGCGTCATCCACGCCATCGGCTGCGGGCCGCTGATTGAGTGGGCGCACATTGCCCACGCCCTCTCCCCTGCCCTTCCCACCCTGCCCGCCCGCGTGCTGGTGCGCACCTATGCCCAGGCCCCCGCGCAGTGGGACGGCCAGCTCAGCGCCTACGCGCCCGCCACCATCGAGCGGCTGGCCGACCTGGGCGTGCTGCTGGTGGGCATCGACACCGCCAGCATTGACCCCGCCGACAGCAAGACGCTCGACAGCCACCAGGTCATCCGCCGCCGGGGCCTGCGGGTGCTGGAGAACCTAGTGCTGGACGATGTGCCCGAGGGCGACTACGAGCTGATCGCTCTGCCGCTGAAGCTGACTACGGCTGATGCCTCGCCCGTGCGGGCGGTGCTCCGGTCATTGCCCGGCTGA
- a CDS encoding ATP-binding protein — protein sequence MKFQWPRSLRTRLLVVYSIGMLTSALLVGLMAFFLAKPFNRYMLQYGAEHFAQGLAKRAQFAADGTPIGFDEEKIDKWLFHSFREDVFVRITAADGRVIFSPTSEEATALAPPGAAFDPHLKRFALQHDGVPMHAATTPIEHGGTTWYVQFAASDRLVLKLRQSFGTPGLHQGILATCLTFLAVFLIATHLTLQRMLHPLRAASIEAQNISPQTLDARLQARDLPEELTPLVEAFNRALDRLQAGFRTQQEFLANAAHELKTPLALIRAQIEMVHPTQRNPFLLQDVDQMARQVQQLLLLAEASEPRNYRMEEVSAQAALAEACDYMARVAERSGVHINYSTATDEPHTTPCWQADRGALFTLLKNLLENAIQHSPQGTTVTVQADPTGFSVKDQGPGVPPADLGKLFERFWRGPTRRDEGAGLGLSICQEIARAHQWQITARPCHPGLEIKVRCQPTDLPQEIRGNG from the coding sequence GTGAAGTTTCAGTGGCCTCGTAGCCTGCGCACCCGCCTGCTGGTGGTCTACAGCATTGGCATGTTGACCAGCGCCCTGCTGGTCGGATTGATGGCTTTTTTCCTGGCAAAGCCCTTTAACCGCTACATGCTGCAGTATGGTGCGGAGCACTTTGCACAAGGCTTGGCCAAACGGGCCCAGTTTGCTGCCGACGGCACCCCCATCGGGTTTGATGAGGAAAAAATCGACAAGTGGCTGTTTCATAGTTTCCGAGAAGATGTGTTCGTGCGCATCACGGCAGCCGATGGCAGGGTGATCTTCTCGCCCACCAGCGAAGAAGCCACTGCACTGGCCCCGCCCGGCGCCGCGTTTGACCCCCACCTCAAACGGTTTGCGCTGCAGCACGATGGCGTGCCAATGCACGCGGCCACCACGCCCATTGAGCATGGCGGCACCACTTGGTATGTCCAATTTGCAGCCAGCGACCGATTGGTCCTCAAATTGCGCCAATCGTTTGGCACCCCGGGGTTGCACCAAGGCATTCTGGCCACTTGCCTGACCTTCCTGGCGGTCTTTCTGATAGCCACACACCTGACACTGCAGCGCATGCTGCATCCGCTGCGCGCTGCATCCATCGAGGCCCAGAACATCTCCCCCCAAACGCTGGACGCACGCCTGCAAGCTCGCGACCTGCCAGAAGAGCTGACGCCACTGGTCGAAGCCTTCAACCGCGCACTGGACCGGCTGCAGGCGGGCTTTCGCACGCAACAAGAATTCTTGGCCAATGCGGCCCATGAACTGAAGACGCCACTGGCCCTCATCCGCGCGCAGATCGAAATGGTGCACCCCACCCAGCGCAACCCCTTCTTGCTACAGGACGTGGACCAGATGGCCCGCCAAGTGCAGCAACTGCTGCTGCTGGCCGAGGCCAGCGAGCCCCGCAACTACCGCATGGAAGAGGTGTCGGCCCAAGCCGCCCTCGCTGAGGCCTGCGACTACATGGCCCGCGTTGCCGAACGCAGTGGAGTGCACATCAACTACAGCACAGCCACGGACGAACCGCACACCACCCCGTGCTGGCAGGCAGATCGGGGAGCGCTGTTCACCTTGCTCAAGAACCTGCTCGAAAACGCCATCCAGCACAGCCCACAGGGAACCACCGTCACGGTGCAAGCGGACCCTACGGGCTTCAGCGTCAAAGACCAAGGCCCGGGGGTGCCCCCCGCAGACCTGGGCAAATTGTTTGAGCGTTTCTGGCGTGGCCCCACGCGGCGCGACGAAGGCGCGGGCCTGGGCCTGTCTATCTGCCAGGAAATTGCCCGCGCGCACCAGTGGCAAATCACTGCACGCCCATGCCATCCAGGCCTGGAGATCAAGGTCCGATGCCAGCCCACGGACCTGCCCCAGGAAATTCGAGGCAACGGCTGA
- a CDS encoding response regulator transcription factor, which produces MNRIALIEDHSRLADLVRQALGHAGIETDVFHAMEPAWLALRDITYGVVVIDRGLPDGDGLHLVKRLRAAGRPTPCLMLTARDALHDRIEGLDSGADDYLTKPFPMEELVARVRALLRRPAQVQEFAPAHGDVQISPEHGHMVCAGTAVPLPATELQIMLCLARKAGQTVKRSTLEAAAWGLTEAVTPNALDVALHRLRRKLAAAGSRMQIVNLRTQGYALREVSVAS; this is translated from the coding sequence ATGAACCGCATTGCACTCATTGAAGACCACAGCAGGCTGGCGGATCTGGTACGCCAGGCCTTGGGCCATGCAGGCATTGAAACCGACGTGTTTCATGCCATGGAACCCGCTTGGCTGGCTTTGCGAGACATCACCTACGGTGTGGTGGTCATCGACAGAGGCTTGCCAGACGGCGATGGCCTGCACCTGGTCAAACGCCTGCGCGCCGCCGGTCGCCCCACCCCCTGCTTGATGCTGACAGCCCGCGATGCACTCCATGACCGCATCGAAGGCCTGGACTCGGGCGCGGACGATTACCTCACCAAGCCCTTTCCGATGGAAGAGCTGGTGGCCAGGGTGCGTGCACTGCTGCGGCGCCCAGCCCAGGTGCAAGAGTTTGCGCCGGCCCACGGTGATGTCCAGATCAGCCCAGAGCACGGCCACATGGTCTGCGCAGGCACCGCCGTGCCCCTGCCCGCCACCGAGCTGCAAATCATGCTGTGCCTGGCCCGCAAAGCGGGGCAAACCGTCAAACGGTCCACTCTGGAGGCAGCAGCCTGGGGCCTGACAGAGGCGGTCACGCCCAACGCACTGGACGTGGCGCTGCACCGGCTGCGTCGCAAACTGGCCGCAGCAGGCTCGCGCATGCAGATCGTCAACCTCCGCACCCAAGGCTATGCCCTCCGTGAAGTTTCAGTGGCCTCGTAG
- a CDS encoding MipA/OmpV family protein, translated as MQQPKKRTSHTARLSYCAIAAFAGLALSGHAAAQSEVTAPDSSAPQWGLGIGVGVFQSPYLGADNKTRALPLLHYENAWLRVAGTGADLKLGQWPVGANSSIALTGRLKYEGMGYEADDAPILAGMDERKGGFWAGGTATWMHPFVRATAEWTADASGHSKGQKAMLQLDRRFNVGPLGITPRVQAQWLDKKYVDYYFGVKASEALPNRPQYTGKAATALELGLRLDYPIQPKQTIFLDISSTQLPDEIKRSPIVGRSSLSRATIGYLYRF; from the coding sequence ATGCAACAGCCCAAAAAACGCACCTCCCACACAGCCCGGCTTTCCTATTGCGCCATAGCGGCTTTCGCGGGTCTGGCACTGTCGGGCCACGCTGCCGCGCAATCCGAAGTCACTGCACCAGACTCATCGGCGCCGCAATGGGGTCTGGGCATTGGCGTCGGGGTGTTTCAAAGCCCCTACCTGGGCGCTGACAACAAAACGCGGGCGCTGCCCTTGCTGCACTACGAAAATGCCTGGTTGCGCGTGGCGGGCACCGGGGCCGATCTCAAGCTGGGCCAATGGCCTGTAGGCGCCAACAGCTCGATCGCCCTGACTGGCCGCCTCAAGTACGAGGGCATGGGTTACGAAGCCGACGATGCGCCCATCCTGGCGGGCATGGACGAACGCAAGGGCGGTTTCTGGGCCGGGGGCACAGCCACCTGGATGCACCCCTTCGTGCGCGCCACCGCAGAATGGACCGCCGACGCATCAGGCCACAGCAAGGGGCAAAAGGCGATGCTGCAACTGGACCGGCGTTTCAACGTCGGCCCACTCGGCATCACCCCACGGGTGCAAGCCCAGTGGCTCGACAAGAAATACGTGGACTACTACTTTGGCGTGAAGGCGAGCGAAGCCCTGCCCAACCGCCCCCAATACACCGGCAAGGCCGCCACGGCGCTGGAGCTGGGTTTGCGGCTGGACTACCCTATCCAGCCCAAGCAAACCATCTTCCTGGACATCAGCAGCACCCAGTTGCCTGACGAAATCAAACGCAGTCCCATCGTGGGCCGGTCGAGCCTGTCACGCGCCACCATCGGCTACCTGTACCGTTTCTGA